A single Methanosarcinales archaeon DNA region contains:
- the proC gene encoding pyrroline-5-carboxylate reductase: MKDNTIGFIGTGKMGEALIRGVINSGLVKPDKICASDIDENKLNSLESELGITVSCDNKQTLEQSDVVILAIKPQIIRYVLQGMKDSIIKKHLFISIAAGVTIGNLAKELPGGTRIVRVMPNICATVGEAASAICPGDTATKFDIETACKIFNVVGGTVVVDEHLMDAVTGLSGSGPAFVFIIIEAMADGGVHQGLDRATALKLAAQTVLGAAKMTLETGQHPGELKDMVTSPGGTTICGIEALEKNNVRAAIMSAVIAASERSKELGK; encoded by the coding sequence ATGAAAGATAATACGATTGGATTTATCGGTACAGGAAAGATGGGCGAGGCCCTGATAAGAGGTGTAATTAATTCGGGCCTGGTCAAGCCAGATAAGATCTGTGCCAGTGATATCGATGAAAATAAATTGAACTCGTTAGAATCGGAACTCGGCATAACTGTTTCATGCGATAACAAACAGACTCTGGAGCAATCAGATGTAGTCATATTAGCTATTAAGCCCCAGATCATTCGGTATGTCCTGCAGGGAATGAAGGATTCTATAATAAAGAAGCATCTTTTCATTTCAATTGCTGCAGGTGTTACCATTGGCAACCTGGCCAAAGAACTACCAGGGGGCACCAGGATTGTACGGGTTATGCCAAATATCTGTGCCACGGTGGGTGAAGCGGCGTCAGCGATTTGTCCCGGCGACACTGCCACAAAGTTTGATATTGAGACTGCATGTAAAATATTTAATGTGGTTGGCGGAACTGTTGTAGTGGACGAACATCTGATGGATGCTGTGACAGGCCTTTCAGGCAGCGGACCTGCGTTCGTGTTTATAATCATTGAAGCGATGGCAGACGGTGGAGTGCACCAGGGACTGGACAGGGCGACCGCCCTGAAACTTGCAGCACAAACTGTGCTGGGAGCAGCCAAGATGACGCTTGAGACTGGACAGCACCCTGGAGAATTGAAAGATATGGTAACATCTCCTGGTGGGACCACAATTTGCGGCATCGAAGCTCTGGAAAAAAACAATGTCAGGGCTGCAATAATGTCTGCTGTGATAGCTGCTTCTGAAAGGTCCAAAGAGCTTGGAAAATAA
- a CDS encoding winged helix DNA-binding protein → MGGVNLILQQKPALTLLSIRNEGGTYASVISREIESTFAHTTNILNKLEEQGLVTFEPDGSDNRVKRVELTPKGQDAAELVDELAAVLEGKKTGNVQKNKASSKKKAIDFAKKIEMIKTRIDLISNEELSAKKSVSQEDYGRIGRRLGPYRRELHKIMKYGRKGDVKQAEALDEEIRRLFEERERLR, encoded by the coding sequence ATGGGCGGTGTCAACCTTATCCTCCAGCAAAAACCCGCTCTTACACTGCTTTCCATCAGAAATGAAGGCGGGACTTATGCATCTGTGATATCCAGGGAGATAGAGTCCACTTTTGCCCATACTACCAATATTTTGAATAAGCTGGAAGAACAGGGTCTGGTAACATTCGAGCCAGATGGCAGCGACAACCGGGTAAAAAGGGTCGAGCTGACACCTAAAGGACAGGATGCTGCAGAATTGGTTGATGAACTGGCCGCGGTGCTGGAAGGCAAGAAAACTGGAAATGTACAAAAAAATAAAGCTTCTTCTAAGAAAAAAGCGATAGATTTCGCAAAAAAAATCGAGATGATTAAGACCCGGATCGATTTGATATCAAATGAGGAACTGTCTGCAAAAAAGAGCGTTTCACAAGAGGATTATGGACGTATAGGACGGCGGTTGGGTCCATATAGACGGGAGCTGCATAAGATAATGAAGTATGGCAGGAAAGGAGATGTTAAGCAAGCTGAAGCACTGGATGAAGAGATCAGAAGATTATTCGAGGAGAGGGAAAGATTGAGGAT